Proteins encoded by one window of Candidatus Sumerlaea chitinivorans:
- a CDS encoding CRISPR-associated protein, Csn1 family gives MLVREQPVDGEVNVIGGVRVFPAGTATEKATEKSKTEERRVARGMRRQHDRRSRRKRRLTYVLREIGLLPPQPVPIEPILQAIDPWEVRARGLDEPLKPEEFARALIHLNQRRGYRSNRRADAKKSESASIREKAVKLREEIHEHGCRTLGEYLYKHVPSIRERRRGRFFLREMVEEEFKQLWNRQAQEDPQHFTDAAKEKVKEAIFYQRPFLKRERLEARVGRCEFEPSEKRCRIGHRLAQRFRILQEVNNLRVILGYTERALTPEERKVLIEKLESSKEVTLKRIPKLLGLPEDCEINLARGNRTKLLGNSAEAEFRKLLGDRWQTMSEEEKDRLCEAVLEEEDDVLERRAREEFGFTEEQVKGLLEISLRDRFGRVSLKAIRRLLPFLEQGLSLTEAAKEAGYGDRHKVDRIYELLPFPPGTRLTTNPEREQELVRQGLLLPNENEITNPVVRKALFEVRKVVNAIIRKYGKPSRIVVELARETRGSIEERNEYNRRIREREKENEQNKDELRKLGLEQPTAEDVRKYRLWKECMGICPYSGRRITVEQLFSGEVEVEHIWPYDRCLDNSFANLTLCFRDWNQRKGNRTPYEAFHQEPFWQEILERVSRFEGEYRWQKLRRFRYEGDLQLDDFVRRQLQDTQYIARVVRRYLELLGVPVNCTRGQVTAALRHLWGLDSILARDGNSAKNRDDHRHHAIDAAVIAMTTAKHLHNLSRREHFRRNRMNFPEPWPGFRVAVKHAVDSIVVSHAPTRRVRGPLHEETNYGLAVQEKQQYVYRKPLEELFTSEVKSIRDPKIRRMVTERLDQVCPNRREKGRDSLKKLKALENPILLPNSNGEPIPVRRVRLTTTIGNAIGLPRQAPVRYVKPGENHHIEIFERMDKKGRVRREVVAVTLFEAAQRLRNRQPVVSRVHPQYPDAKFLMSLCKNDMVRITWLEDVKNAKAGETRIYRVQKFSVSDGRPDIMFREHGSVRADDMSHCERVTDLSPRKLLLEKITVSVLGEVEVAHD, from the coding sequence ATGCTCGTGCGAGAGCAACCGGTGGATGGCGAGGTCAACGTCATTGGGGGGGTCCGTGTCTTCCCTGCGGGCACTGCAACCGAGAAAGCGACCGAGAAGTCCAAAACTGAGGAACGCCGAGTCGCGCGCGGAATGCGCCGTCAACATGACCGCCGCTCTCGCCGCAAGCGTCGCCTGACTTATGTCTTGCGCGAAATCGGGCTCTTACCGCCTCAGCCCGTGCCCATCGAGCCTATCCTGCAGGCGATCGATCCTTGGGAGGTCCGTGCCCGCGGATTAGATGAGCCTCTCAAGCCCGAGGAGTTTGCCCGCGCGCTCATTCACCTCAACCAGCGGCGCGGCTACCGTTCGAACCGACGGGCCGATGCCAAGAAATCTGAAAGCGCAAGCATTCGCGAGAAAGCCGTGAAATTGAGGGAAGAAATCCACGAGCATGGTTGCCGAACGCTTGGCGAGTACCTCTACAAGCATGTCCCTTCGATTCGCGAGCGGCGTCGCGGCCGTTTCTTCCTCCGCGAGATGGTTGAGGAGGAGTTCAAGCAATTGTGGAACCGGCAGGCGCAGGAGGATCCCCAACACTTCACCGACGCTGCAAAGGAAAAGGTGAAGGAGGCAATTTTCTATCAGCGCCCGTTCCTGAAGCGTGAGCGGCTCGAAGCACGCGTCGGACGCTGCGAGTTCGAGCCTTCCGAAAAACGCTGCCGAATTGGTCATCGCCTTGCCCAGCGCTTCCGAATCCTTCAAGAGGTCAACAACCTCCGTGTTATCCTCGGCTACACAGAACGAGCTTTGACACCTGAGGAACGCAAAGTCCTCATCGAGAAACTTGAGTCGTCGAAGGAAGTAACTCTGAAGAGAATCCCTAAGCTCTTGGGCTTGCCCGAGGACTGCGAAATCAATCTCGCGCGTGGCAACCGCACCAAGCTCCTTGGCAATAGCGCAGAAGCGGAATTTCGCAAGCTGCTCGGTGACCGCTGGCAGACGATGTCCGAGGAAGAAAAGGATCGCCTCTGCGAAGCAGTCCTCGAGGAAGAGGATGATGTGCTCGAGCGCAGAGCGCGGGAAGAGTTCGGGTTCACGGAAGAGCAAGTGAAGGGTCTCCTCGAAATCAGTTTGCGCGACCGTTTTGGCCGCGTGAGCCTCAAGGCGATTCGTCGGCTCCTCCCATTCCTCGAGCAAGGCCTCTCGCTTACAGAAGCTGCCAAAGAAGCTGGCTACGGCGATCGGCACAAAGTGGATCGTATCTACGAGTTGCTCCCCTTCCCACCGGGAACGCGGCTGACCACAAATCCCGAACGCGAACAGGAGCTCGTTCGGCAAGGACTCCTTCTCCCAAACGAAAACGAAATTACCAATCCCGTCGTACGAAAAGCGCTGTTTGAAGTGCGCAAAGTCGTGAACGCGATCATCCGCAAATACGGCAAACCCTCACGCATTGTGGTCGAGCTCGCTCGTGAAACACGGGGCAGCATTGAAGAGCGCAACGAGTACAACCGCAGAATCCGCGAGCGCGAAAAAGAGAATGAGCAGAACAAGGACGAGCTGAGGAAACTTGGACTTGAGCAACCAACAGCCGAAGACGTCAGAAAGTATCGCCTTTGGAAAGAATGTATGGGCATCTGCCCCTACAGTGGACGCCGGATTACGGTCGAGCAACTTTTCTCGGGCGAGGTGGAAGTCGAACACATTTGGCCCTACGATCGTTGTCTCGACAATAGCTTCGCCAACCTCACCCTCTGTTTCCGTGACTGGAATCAGCGGAAAGGTAATCGCACGCCCTACGAAGCTTTCCACCAGGAACCCTTTTGGCAAGAGATCCTCGAGCGCGTCAGTCGCTTCGAAGGCGAGTACCGATGGCAAAAGCTGCGGCGTTTTCGGTATGAGGGCGATCTCCAGTTGGACGACTTCGTGCGGCGTCAGCTACAAGATACTCAGTACATTGCTCGTGTCGTGCGTCGCTACTTGGAACTTCTTGGAGTTCCGGTAAATTGCACGCGGGGCCAAGTGACGGCCGCCCTTCGTCACCTCTGGGGATTGGATAGTATCCTCGCCCGCGATGGGAACAGCGCGAAGAACCGCGACGACCATCGCCACCATGCGATTGATGCTGCGGTCATCGCCATGACGACTGCCAAGCATCTCCACAACCTATCTCGTCGCGAGCATTTCCGCCGCAACCGAATGAACTTCCCCGAGCCGTGGCCCGGCTTCCGTGTGGCGGTCAAACATGCGGTGGATTCTATCGTTGTTTCGCATGCCCCCACTCGCCGCGTGCGTGGACCGCTCCATGAGGAAACGAACTATGGCCTCGCTGTACAAGAGAAGCAGCAGTACGTCTACCGGAAACCACTTGAGGAGCTCTTCACCAGCGAAGTCAAATCAATCCGGGATCCGAAGATCCGCCGTATGGTCACGGAGCGACTTGACCAAGTCTGCCCAAATCGGCGCGAAAAAGGCCGAGACTCTCTCAAAAAGCTAAAGGCCTTAGAGAACCCCATCCTTCTACCAAATTCAAACGGTGAGCCAATCCCTGTCCGGCGTGTCCGTCTCACCACGACTATCGGCAACGCCATCGGCTTGCCGCGCCAAGCACCTGTGCGTTACGTCAAACCGGGCGAAAACCACCACATTGAGATTTTCGAGCGCATGGACAAAAAGGGCCGAGTCCGCCGCGAGGTTGTCGCTGTGACGCTATTCGAGGCTGCCCAGCGGCTTCGAAATCGTCAACCCGTCGTCTCCCGCGTTCATCCCCAGTACCCAGATGCGAAATTCCTCATGTCGCTTTGCAAAAATGACATGGTGCGCATCACGTGGTTGGAAGATGTGAAAAATGCCAAAGCTGGAGAGACGCGGATTTATCGGGTGCAAAAGTTCTCTGTCTCAGACGGCCGGCCGGACATCATGTTCCGCGAACACGGCTCAGTCCGGGCTGATGACATGAGTCACTGCGAACGGGTCACGGATCTTTCGCCACGAAAGCTATTACTTGAGAAGATCACGGTTAGTGTTCTCGGGGAGGTGGAGGTAGCCCATGACTGA
- a CDS encoding CRISPR-associated protein Cas1 — MTDRTIEISGFDAHLTARLKQIQIRHEGEIVTTIPAEDIGILVVDTPNSNFTNETLVSIVRGGGLVILCGSDHLPAAYVVPVVGNSLQVQRQQQQLALSDRRRNRLWSHIVRAKIQNQALAVEDATVRQRLEILAERVGYADRTNCEASAARIYWPTMVGNPNFRRERDGPPPNLFLNYGYTVLRAAVARALCAAGLNCAFGIHHSNRNAGFCLADDLMEPLRPWIDLAAVELHRKGLTELDKTTKARLLGVLYQPAWFGEERSTVGNAIPRMVGTLVRYYEQATEEVTFPRLPEKEDRHMGSSASGCVPDANENDGP; from the coding sequence ATGACTGACCGGACCATCGAAATCTCAGGCTTCGACGCTCATCTGACCGCTCGCCTCAAGCAAATTCAGATCCGACACGAGGGTGAGATCGTGACTACCATTCCAGCCGAGGACATTGGTATCCTCGTGGTGGACACCCCGAATTCAAACTTTACGAACGAAACGCTCGTTTCGATTGTGCGGGGCGGTGGGCTTGTGATCCTGTGCGGTTCGGACCACTTGCCCGCCGCCTACGTCGTTCCTGTTGTGGGCAATTCGCTTCAAGTGCAACGTCAGCAACAGCAACTTGCCCTGAGCGATCGCCGCCGCAACCGCCTCTGGAGCCACATCGTCCGCGCCAAAATCCAGAATCAAGCGCTCGCGGTGGAGGATGCGACTGTGCGTCAGCGACTCGAGATTTTGGCTGAGCGGGTGGGTTATGCCGACCGCACGAACTGCGAAGCTTCCGCTGCCCGCATCTATTGGCCGACAATGGTCGGGAATCCGAACTTCCGACGCGAACGCGATGGGCCGCCACCCAACTTGTTCCTAAATTACGGGTATACCGTCCTGCGCGCCGCCGTGGCTCGCGCCCTTTGCGCCGCGGGCCTCAACTGTGCATTCGGGATTCACCACTCGAACCGAAACGCAGGGTTCTGCCTTGCCGATGATCTCATGGAACCGTTACGCCCGTGGATTGACCTTGCGGCCGTCGAACTCCACCGCAAGGGACTCACAGAGCTCGACAAGACAACCAAAGCCCGCCTCCTTGGGGTGCTCTATCAGCCAGCGTGGTTCGGGGAAGAACGTTCCACGGTGGGCAATGCAATTCCACGGATGGTGGGCACACTTGTGCGCTACTACGAGCAAGCCACGGAGGAGGTCACCTTCCCACGATTACCGGAAAAGGAGGACCGACACATGGGGTCAAGCGCGAGCGGCTGCGTGCCCGACGCGAACGAGAACGACGGGCCCTAA
- a CDS encoding CRISPR-associated protein Cas2, whose protein sequence is MWTFVMFDLPVATPEQRHDYAVFRKRLLELGFTKLQYSVYARFLPSEEKAEAVVRRVREILPPEGQVRILEITGKQFEKMHVFYGTRQRPPENPPQQLELF, encoded by the coding sequence GTGTGGACCTTTGTGATGTTTGACCTGCCCGTCGCAACACCTGAACAGCGTCACGACTATGCGGTATTTCGCAAGCGCTTGCTCGAGCTTGGGTTTACGAAGCTCCAATACTCGGTTTATGCCCGCTTTCTTCCGAGCGAAGAGAAGGCGGAAGCGGTGGTGCGGCGGGTACGCGAAATTCTACCGCCAGAGGGGCAGGTCCGCATTCTCGAAATCACGGGTAAGCAATTCGAAAAGATGCACGTTTTCTACGGAACTCGACAGCGACCGCCCGAAAACCCACCTCAACAGCTCGAATTATTCTGA
- a CDS encoding Asparagine synthetase [glutamine-hydrolyzing], whose translation MDSQRPVEPELIERMKRCIVHRGPDDHGTLLKANVGFGFQRLAIIDLATGHQPMVNEDGTVAIVFNGEIYNFPELRRQLMAAGHMFRTRSDTETILHGYEQWGRGVVERLRGMFAFAIFDFKTQTLFMARDRVGKKPLYYAVVNRGTADEAFLFASELKSLLAEPTLPRRVDLAALSHYLTYQYVPHPWSIFEDIRKVEPGSWLEWRNGRLRTERYWTLTYEPKRAIRLEDAIEEGFHLLEEAVRIRLMSEVPLGCFLSGGVDSSTVAAMMRRHVSGRLRTFSIGFTEEKFNELPYARQVAQQLQTEHEEYIVRPDALECVARLAWHFDEPFADSSAVPTYYLAKMTRQHVTVALNGDGGDESFAGYERYRSLAPLRLYKKIPAWVRRAMVKPLAAAARVFSSSAKLELLNYVNRTSLLPLESYYVQMMVIFRDYQKRALFVDRHRHELTEADIDSEWLTEGMMLNGSARAPVDRMMFADIMLYLPGALLPKVDRTTMAVSLEGRSPLLDYVLMEWAARLPAELKYRDGELKFLLKRIANRFFPMEFLNRPKQGFGVPVGLWFRRELRELVEDFLLSERSRNRGFFDPAYVERIYRQHQSGAQNHAHRLWALLMFEAWARTFLDRPDPLAGPLW comes from the coding sequence TTGGATTCCCAGCGCCCGGTGGAGCCTGAGCTCATCGAGCGGATGAAGCGCTGCATTGTGCACCGCGGGCCCGACGATCACGGCACGCTGCTCAAGGCCAATGTAGGGTTTGGCTTTCAGCGCTTGGCCATCATTGACCTCGCCACTGGGCACCAGCCGATGGTGAATGAGGACGGTACCGTCGCCATCGTCTTCAACGGGGAAATCTACAATTTCCCCGAACTGCGTCGGCAGCTCATGGCCGCCGGCCACATGTTCCGCACTCGCTCCGACACGGAAACCATCCTCCATGGCTACGAGCAGTGGGGCCGCGGTGTGGTGGAGCGCCTGCGCGGAATGTTCGCGTTCGCTATCTTCGATTTCAAAACGCAGACACTCTTCATGGCGCGCGACCGCGTGGGCAAGAAGCCCCTGTACTATGCCGTCGTGAACCGCGGGACAGCCGATGAAGCCTTCCTCTTTGCCAGCGAGCTCAAGTCCCTTTTGGCGGAGCCAACCCTCCCCCGCCGCGTGGATCTGGCCGCCCTCAGCCATTATCTTACCTACCAATATGTGCCGCACCCGTGGAGCATCTTTGAGGACATCCGCAAGGTGGAGCCTGGGTCTTGGCTCGAGTGGCGCAATGGCCGCCTGCGCACTGAACGTTACTGGACCCTCACCTACGAACCCAAACGCGCTATACGGTTGGAGGACGCAATCGAGGAAGGCTTCCATCTCCTTGAGGAAGCCGTGCGCATCCGGCTCATGAGCGAAGTCCCCCTTGGATGCTTCCTGAGCGGGGGCGTGGATTCCTCCACCGTCGCAGCGATGATGCGCCGCCACGTCTCGGGCCGCCTGCGCACCTTCTCGATCGGCTTCACGGAGGAAAAGTTTAACGAGCTGCCCTATGCGCGCCAAGTGGCCCAGCAACTGCAGACCGAGCACGAGGAGTACATTGTGCGGCCCGACGCGCTGGAGTGCGTGGCGCGACTGGCTTGGCACTTCGATGAGCCCTTTGCCGACTCGAGCGCGGTGCCCACCTACTACTTGGCGAAAATGACGCGCCAGCACGTGACCGTGGCGCTCAACGGCGACGGCGGCGACGAGAGCTTCGCGGGCTACGAACGCTACCGTAGTCTCGCCCCCCTGCGCCTCTACAAGAAAATCCCCGCGTGGGTCCGGCGCGCGATGGTCAAGCCCTTGGCGGCGGCGGCGCGCGTGTTTTCCTCGAGCGCCAAGCTGGAACTCCTTAACTATGTGAACCGCACGTCGCTCCTCCCGCTCGAGAGCTACTACGTGCAAATGATGGTGATTTTCCGCGACTACCAAAAGCGGGCGCTTTTCGTGGATCGGCATCGCCATGAACTCACCGAGGCCGACATCGACTCAGAATGGCTAACCGAGGGGATGATGCTCAACGGCAGCGCGCGGGCGCCGGTGGACCGCATGATGTTTGCCGACATCATGCTCTATTTGCCGGGCGCCCTCCTGCCGAAAGTGGACCGAACCACCATGGCGGTTTCGCTCGAGGGGCGCTCGCCCTTGCTTGATTATGTCCTAATGGAGTGGGCCGCACGCTTGCCAGCGGAACTCAAGTACCGCGATGGGGAGCTTAAGTTCCTCCTGAAACGCATCGCGAATCGGTTTTTCCCCATGGAGTTTCTCAACCGCCCGAAACAAGGCTTTGGCGTGCCTGTGGGCCTGTGGTTCCGGCGCGAGTTGCGCGAGTTGGTGGAGGACTTTCTGCTGAGCGAACGCTCACGCAACCGCGGGTTCTTCGACCCCGCCTACGTCGAGCGCATCTACCGGCAACACCAGAGCGGCGCGCAAAACCACGCGCACCGACTCTGGGCCCTGCTGATGTTCGAAGCGTGGGCCCGCACCTTCCTCGACCGCCCCGACCCCCTCGCGGGCCCGCTGTGGTAG
- a CDS encoding N-Acetyl-D-glucosamine ABC transport system, permease protein 2, with protein MCLWCRRWSRSPPAADTDGELGVKGVLAKIAKAISYLVLTAWALVLFVPMVWMVLSAFTPQSELQTAVPMRRTFQSFQLRMLWDWGEAASWARSYFTTENFHSPGTDRGLFDITAMPRREFLNAPVHGWAVRAWLRILGKEPPTDTSPVLGGRLILWFENTLFVALVVTVLSVLLNAMAGYAFAKFEFWGHRWLFWLILATIMIPGQVTLIPLFLLFTRGLQWYDSFWPVILPQVAAPVGIFLMRQYIQSLPSQLEDAARIDGCTEIGIFARVILPLSKPILAVWAIFTFIGAWKAFLWPLVITDDQNRFMLEVGLKTLQFTAGPRNVGVVMSAAVLASIPMVLIFFAFQRYLTKGLTIGAVKG; from the coding sequence ATGTGTCTGTGGTGCAGACGGTGGAGTCGCTCACCGCCCGCCGCAGACACCGATGGCGAACTTGGGGTTAAGGGTGTGCTCGCCAAAATCGCAAAAGCGATAAGTTACCTTGTGCTAACCGCGTGGGCGCTCGTGCTGTTTGTGCCGATGGTGTGGATGGTGCTGAGCGCGTTTACGCCGCAATCGGAGCTACAAACCGCCGTCCCCATGCGGCGCACCTTCCAGTCGTTCCAGCTGCGCATGCTGTGGGACTGGGGGGAGGCGGCGAGCTGGGCCCGCAGCTACTTCACAACAGAAAACTTCCACTCACCTGGCACCGATCGCGGACTTTTCGATATCACCGCGATGCCACGGCGCGAGTTCCTCAATGCTCCCGTTCATGGTTGGGCCGTGCGCGCGTGGTTGCGAATCCTTGGCAAAGAGCCTCCAACCGATACGTCGCCGGTCTTGGGCGGACGTCTGATCTTGTGGTTCGAGAACACGCTCTTTGTGGCGCTCGTCGTCACCGTGCTTAGCGTGCTGCTCAATGCAATGGCGGGCTATGCGTTCGCGAAGTTTGAATTCTGGGGTCACCGTTGGCTCTTCTGGCTGATTCTGGCTACTATTATGATTCCCGGGCAAGTAACCCTGATCCCACTGTTTCTCCTCTTCACGCGTGGGCTTCAGTGGTACGATAGTTTCTGGCCCGTCATTCTTCCGCAGGTTGCGGCGCCCGTTGGCATCTTCCTGATGCGGCAATACATTCAAAGCCTTCCCAGCCAACTGGAAGATGCTGCGCGCATCGATGGCTGCACGGAGATCGGGATCTTTGCTCGGGTCATCCTGCCTTTGTCCAAACCGATTTTGGCGGTGTGGGCAATCTTCACGTTCATCGGCGCGTGGAAAGCGTTCCTTTGGCCTCTCGTTATTACAGACGATCAAAACCGCTTCATGCTTGAGGTGGGGTTGAAAACCCTCCAGTTCACTGCTGGCCCCCGCAACGTGGGCGTGGTCATGAGCGCAGCCGTCTTAGCCTCCATCCCCATGGTCCTCATCTTCTTTGCTTTCCAGCGCTATCTCACCAAGGGGCTGACGATTGGCGCAGTGAAAGGTTGA